The window TTTTGTCGCCAATGCGCTCTCACAAGGGGTGTCGCCGGCGGCCGACCAGCGGCACTGAAACGGCCGACCGACGCGGGCTTTCATGCCCTTTCGAGCGATGAGCCGGTTCATCGCTCGTGCATCACGGCAGGAAAATAGCGCGCCGCCCGTCGCCTTCATGGGGTTCCAGCGGCGCGCTATTTTTGATGATTGTGTTGAATCATTGGCTGGCCACGCTGCAAATCATTCGCCACGCATCCGGCCGATGGAGATCGAACATGAATAAAACCGTTTCGTTGAACCGCTACGCACGACTGTTCGCGGTGTCGGCCGTCGTGGCCGGTAGCGCCGCATTGACCGGCTGCGTGATGGACCCGCCGGGGCCGTCGCCAATTTATAGCCGTTTGCCGGCCGATCAGTCGGGCATGGCCGCCACCGCGCAGCCGCTCACGCCTGAAGAGCGCCAGCGCTACGACGCGATCGATCAACAGGTCATGACCGAGCAGAATCAGGCCATTGCCGCCGAAAACGCGGCGCAGGCGTGGTCGCGTTACTATTCGCCGCAACCGGTTTCCGTGTATGGCAGCTATTACGGCGGCGGTGGTGGTTGGGGCCGTGGCTGGGGCACGGGTGTCGGGGTCGGGTATTCGCCGTACTGGGGTTGGTGAACGCCTCGCCTGGCGGCGCCCACGTGCAGAGGCATCGCCCAAAGAAAAAGCCGCTTTTTAAGCGGCTTTTTTAATTCTCATGCGACTCACACTCAGCAGGCATTGATCGCGCGTTGCACGACCCGACTCAATGCGCGGGCTTCTTCTCTTTCGCCGCGCTCTTCGCACCGTGCTTGCGATCCGGCTTCGCACGCGACTCCGGATTCGGCACCATATGCAGCGGCGCCGCCGAAACCTCGCCGCGCGTCGACGTCGTCACCGACGGCGTGTTCGCAGCCGGCAACGGCGCGTTCGGTGACACGAACTGCACGAACACTTCGCCGTCTTTCACCATGCCCATTTCGTAGCGCGCCCGCTCTTCCACCGCGGCCGTGCCGTTCTGCAAATCCTGCACTTCACCCTGAATACGCTCGTTGCGCACTTTCGAATCGGTGTTCTTCTGCAGTTGCTGCGCCAGTTGCTGCTGCAACTCGTGCACGCGCAACCAGCCGCCGTGTCCCCACCAGAGCGGGTACTGGATCAGCGCCAGCAGAACGATCAGGACAGCAGTGACAAGCCGCATGAAGTAAGCACAATAAATACGCGCCGCCCTGCGCTATACGCAGGGCGGCGAGGTGAATCAGAAACGAAGGGCAACCGGCTCATCGGTTAGCGCGGGTGAAGTGACCAGAACTTTGGCCAGAACACACATTAACGCAGATTGTAGAACGCCGACTTGCCCGGGTAGCTAGCGATATCGCCGAGGTCTTCTTCGATACGCAGCAACTGGTTGTACTTCGAGATGCGGTCCGAACGCGACAGCGAACCCGTCTTGATCTGACCGGCATTCAGGCCGACCGCGATATCCGCGATCGTCGAATCTTCGGTCTCGCCCGAACGGTGCGAGATCACGGCCGTGTAGCCAGCGCGCTTGGCCATTTCGATGGCCGCGAAGGTTTCCGTCAGCGTGCCGATCTGGTTGATCTTGATCAGGATCGAGTTGGCGATGCCCTTCTCGATGCCTTCCTTCAGGATGCGCGTGTTGGTCACGAACAGATCGTCGCCGACCAGCTGGATCTTCTTGCCGAGCTTGTCGGTCAGCGTCTTCCAGCCAGCCCAGTCGCTTTCGTGCATGCCGTCTTCGATCGAGACGATCGGGAACTTGTCGGCGAGGTTCGCCAGGTAGTCCGCGAATTCCGTCGACGACAGTTGCAGGCCTTCGCCGGCCAGTTGGTATTTGCCGTCGTGGTAGAACTCGCTCGCTGCGCAGTCGAGCGCGAGCAGCACGTCTTCACCGGCGCGGTAGCCCGCTTTTTCGATCGCTTGCAGGATGGTCGACAGGCATTCGTCGTTGCTGCCGAAGTTCGGCGCGAAGCCGCCTTCGTCGCCCACCGCCGTGCTCATGCCGCGGTCCGACAGGATCTTCTTCAGCGCGTGGAACACTTCGGCGCCGCAGCGCAGTGCTTCGCGGAAGGTCGGCTGGCTGACCGGCACGATCATGAATTCCTGGATGTCCAGGCTGTTGTTCGCGTGCGCGCCACCGTTGACGATGTTCATCATCGGCACCGGCAATTGCATGGCGCCCGAGCCGCCAAAGTAACGGTACAGCGGCAGGCCGGCTTCTTCAGCGGCAGCCTTCGCGACGGCCATCGAGACAGCCAGCATCGCGTTCGCGCCGAGGCGCGACTTGTTGTCGGTGCCGTCAAGTTCCAGCAGGGTCTTGTCGAGGAAGGCCTGCTCGGAAGCGTCGAGGCCCATGATCGCTTCGGAGATTTCGGTGTTGATGTGCTCGACAGCCTTCAGCACGCCCTTGCCGCCGTAACGGCCGGTTTCGCCGTCGCGCAGTTCGATGGCTTCACGCGAACCGGTCGACGCGCCCGACGGCACCGCCGCGCGGCCCATCGTGCCCGACTCGAGCAGCACGTCGCATTCGACGGTGGGGTTGCCTCGCGAATCGAGAATCTCTCGACCGATGATATCTACGATAGCACTCATGGTTTCCTCAAGAAATGACGTTGAATTCTTTACTGTGACACTGTACCAGGCGCATATCGCGATGCAGAAAACCGGTCTCCCCGGCAAACTGCTTGCGCGCCGATACGTTCGACGACCATTGCGTGCACTCCCCGCATGCCGGCGACCGGGCTCATTATGCAAGCCGATCGTGACACGCGACGAATGCCTGAATCAGTTGAAATTGCTTTCGAGGAACGGCGCGCGCTTGACGGCCTGATCGAGCGTAACCAGCGTCTCGAGCAGATCCGCCATGCGATGCAACGGCACGGCGTTCGGACCGTCCGACCTGGCTTCGGCCGGATTCGGATGCGTCTCCATGAAGAGCCCCGACACACCGACCGCCACTGCCGCACGCGCCAGCACCGGCACGAATTCGCGCTGGCCGCCCGAGCTCGTGCCCTGCCCGCCCGGCAACTGCACCGAGTGGGTTGCGTCGAACACGATCGGCGCGTGGGTTTCGCGCATGATCGCCAGCGAGCGCATGTCCGATACCAGGTTGTTATAGCCGAACGACACGCCGCGTTCGCACGCCATGAAGCGGTCTTCCGACAAACCGGCTTCACGCGCGGCATCGCGCGCCTTGTCGATCACATTCTTCATGTCGCCCGGTGCGAGAAACTGGCCTTTCTTGATGTTGACCGGTTTGCCCGAACGCGCGCAAGCATGAATGAAGTCCGTTTGACGGCACAGAAACGCGGGCGTTTGCAGCACGTCGACCACCGACGCGACCTGCTCGATCTCGTGCTCGGCGTGCACGTCGGTCAGCACCGGCAAACCGAGCTGGCGCTTCACTTCCGACAGAATCCGCAAACCTTCGTCCATGCCCAGACCGCGGAACGACTTGCCGCTGCTGCGATTGGCTTTGTCGTACGACGATTTGTAGATGAACGGAATGTTCAGCTTCGCGCAGATTTCCTTCAGCCGGCCCGCTGTGTCGATCGTCATCTGTTCGGATTCGACGACACAGGTGCCCGCGATCAGGAAAAACGGCTTGTCGAGCCCGATTTCGAAATCGCCCAGTTTCATGCTTTCTCCCCGACTTCGGCTGCCGCGCGGGACTGCTGACCCGCGAGCGCCGCTTCGACGAACGACTTGAACAGCGGATGGCCGTCACGCGGCGTGGACGTGAATTCCGGGTGGAACTGCACGCCGACGAACCACGGGTGCATGCTGCGCGGCAATTCCATCATTTCCGGCAGATCTTCACTCGGGGTACGGGCGCTGATGATAAGGCCGCCGGCTTCGAGTTGGGGCACGAAGCGGTTATTGACTTCATAACGGTGGCGATGGCGTTCGTTCACATCCTTGCCATAGATCTCTTCGGCCATCGTGCCGGGTTTGATCGGGCAACGCTGCGAACCGAGGCGCATCGTGCCGCCCAGATCCGATTCTTCGGTGCGCTTTTCGACCTTGCCTTCGCGGTCGTACCACTCGGTGATCAACGCGACCACACGGTTATCCGTTTCCGGATCGAACTCGGTGCTGTTCGCGTTCTTCAGGCCGACCACGTCGCGGGCGAATTCGATCACGGCCAGTTGCATGCCGAGGCAGATGCCGAGGTACGGCACCTTCGCTTCACGCGCATAGCGGATCGCGGCGATCTTGCCTTCGGTGCCGCGACGGCCGAAACCGCCCGGCACGAGCACGGCGTCCAGATGCCGGAGGCCGTCGACGCCGTGCGTCTCCACTTCTTCCGAATCGATGTACTCGATGTTGACCTTGGTCGACGTATGCATCGACGCATGGCGCAGCGCTTCGATCAGCGACTTGTACGACTCGGTCAGATCGACGTACTTGCCGACCATGCCGATCGTGACTTCGTGCTTCGGATGCTCGAGCTTGTCGACGAGGCCCGACCACATGGACAGGTCGGCGGCCTTCGGCGAGAGCTTGAGCTCTTCGCAGATGATCGCGTCCAGGCCTTGGTCGTGCAGCATTTGCGGAATCTTGTAGATGCTGTCGGCGTCCCACACGGAGATTACCGCGTCTTCCGGCACGTTCGAGAACATCGAGATCTTGGCGCGCTCGTCGTCCGGAATGCGGCGGTCGGCGCGGCACAGCAGCACGTGCGGCGAAATGCCGATTTCGCGCAGCTTCTGCACGCTGTGCTGGGTGGGCTTGGTCTTCAGTTCGCCGGCCGTGGCAACCCACGGCACCAGCGTGAGGTGCACGAAGCACGCGCTGTTGCGGCCCATGCGCAGGCTCATCTGGCGCGCGGCTTCGAGGAACGGCAGCGATTCGATGTCGCCCACGGTGCCGCCCACTTCGACGATCGCGACGTCCGGCTCGCCGCAGGTGGCCGACGCTGCGCCACGTTCGACGAACGCCTGAATTTCATTCGTGATGTGCGGAATGACCTGCACCGTCTTGCCGAGATAATCGCCGCGGCGTTCCTTGCGGATTACCGATTCGTAAATCTGGCCGGTGGTGAAGTTGTTGGCCTTGCGCATCTTCGTGCTGATGAAGCGCTCATAGTGGCCAAGGTCGAGGTCAGTCTCTGCTCCGTCTTCCGTAACGAACACTTCGCCGTGTTGAAACGGGCTCATCGTGCCGGGGTCGACGTTGATGTACGGATCGAGCTTGAGGAGGGTGACTTTAAGACCGCGCGATTCGAGGATCGCGGCGAGGGAAGCGGCGGCAATACCCTTGCCGAGGGAAGATACTACGCCGCCGGTGACGAAAACATATTTGGTCATCGCTGGATGCTCGCGGGAAAAACGGATTATACCGTAAAGCAGGGTCTCAACCCAGCAAAATCCGAGCGACATCTGTACGTGACTGTGTCATGGCGGCGGCACTTGCGCCGCGCCGATCATGCACCGTTTTTCCGTCACGGCGTTCTCGAGGCCCACGGCCTCACGCCGAGCTCACCGCTCCAGCTCGCGCAACATCCGCTGCACGGCGCGGGCGGTTTCGAGCGGTTTTTCCATCGGATACAGATGGCTGCCCTCGATCCACTCCACATGACCGCCGGTCGCGCGGCGGGTCGCATCGAGACCGGCCTGGCGGATTTCCTTGGACCGCGTGCCGGCGATAAACCCGACCGGCACCGGCGCGCCCCGGGCCAGCCGCGAGCCGAGCGTATGCGGCAAGGTCTTGTAGATCTGATATTCGGTACGGCGATCGAACGCCAGTGCGCGGGCGCCGTCGACCGAAGTTTGCGGAATACCGAAGTCAATGTAATCGGACAGCATGCGTTCGTCCCAGCGCGCGAACGCCGGCTTCGAATGAAAATGCCGCCACGCCTCGTCGCGGCTCGCCCATTGGGTGCGCCGCGTGCGGGTGGCGGCCGCGGGCGACAGGCGTTCGTCGAGGCCGGTCCATTGCGACACGCGCAACATGCTGCTGCGCCAGCCGGCGATCACCGGCGAATCGAGCATCACGACGCCCCTCACCCAC is drawn from Burkholderia sp. 9120 and contains these coding sequences:
- the ftsB gene encoding cell division protein FtsB, which produces MRLVTAVLIVLLALIQYPLWWGHGGWLRVHELQQQLAQQLQKNTDSKVRNERIQGEVQDLQNGTAAVEERARYEMGMVKDGEVFVQFVSPNAPLPAANTPSVTTSTRGEVSAAPLHMVPNPESRAKPDRKHGAKSAAKEKKPAH
- the eno gene encoding phosphopyruvate hydratase; its protein translation is MSAIVDIIGREILDSRGNPTVECDVLLESGTMGRAAVPSGASTGSREAIELRDGETGRYGGKGVLKAVEHINTEISEAIMGLDASEQAFLDKTLLELDGTDNKSRLGANAMLAVSMAVAKAAAEEAGLPLYRYFGGSGAMQLPVPMMNIVNGGAHANNSLDIQEFMIVPVSQPTFREALRCGAEVFHALKKILSDRGMSTAVGDEGGFAPNFGSNDECLSTILQAIEKAGYRAGEDVLLALDCAASEFYHDGKYQLAGEGLQLSSTEFADYLANLADKFPIVSIEDGMHESDWAGWKTLTDKLGKKIQLVGDDLFVTNTRILKEGIEKGIANSILIKINQIGTLTETFAAIEMAKRAGYTAVISHRSGETEDSTIADIAVGLNAGQIKTGSLSRSDRISKYNQLLRIEEDLGDIASYPGKSAFYNLR
- the kdsA gene encoding 3-deoxy-8-phosphooctulonate synthase, whose protein sequence is MKLGDFEIGLDKPFFLIAGTCVVESEQMTIDTAGRLKEICAKLNIPFIYKSSYDKANRSSGKSFRGLGMDEGLRILSEVKRQLGLPVLTDVHAEHEIEQVASVVDVLQTPAFLCRQTDFIHACARSGKPVNIKKGQFLAPGDMKNVIDKARDAAREAGLSEDRFMACERGVSFGYNNLVSDMRSLAIMRETHAPIVFDATHSVQLPGGQGTSSGGQREFVPVLARAAVAVGVSGLFMETHPNPAEARSDGPNAVPLHRMADLLETLVTLDQAVKRAPFLESNFN
- a CDS encoding CTP synthase; this encodes MTKYVFVTGGVVSSLGKGIAAASLAAILESRGLKVTLLKLDPYINVDPGTMSPFQHGEVFVTEDGAETDLDLGHYERFISTKMRKANNFTTGQIYESVIRKERRGDYLGKTVQVIPHITNEIQAFVERGAASATCGEPDVAIVEVGGTVGDIESLPFLEAARQMSLRMGRNSACFVHLTLVPWVATAGELKTKPTQHSVQKLREIGISPHVLLCRADRRIPDDERAKISMFSNVPEDAVISVWDADSIYKIPQMLHDQGLDAIICEELKLSPKAADLSMWSGLVDKLEHPKHEVTIGMVGKYVDLTESYKSLIEALRHASMHTSTKVNIEYIDSEEVETHGVDGLRHLDAVLVPGGFGRRGTEGKIAAIRYAREAKVPYLGICLGMQLAVIEFARDVVGLKNANSTEFDPETDNRVVALITEWYDREGKVEKRTEESDLGGTMRLGSQRCPIKPGTMAEEIYGKDVNERHRHRYEVNNRFVPQLEAGGLIISARTPSEDLPEMMELPRSMHPWFVGVQFHPEFTSTPRDGHPLFKSFVEAALAGQQSRAAAEVGEKA
- a CDS encoding alpha/beta hydrolase yields the protein MKNIIHFSHANGFPASTYRTIFAELADDYELRSIERIGHDARYPVTQDWPHLVEQLLDDIGRAYEQPVWLVGHSLGGYLSLMAALKKPQWVRGVVMLDSPVIAGWRSSMLRVSQWTGLDERLSPAAATRTRRTQWASRDEAWRHFHSKPAFARWDERMLSDYIDFGIPQTSVDGARALAFDRRTEYQIYKTLPHTLGSRLARGAPVPVGFIAGTRSKEIRQAGLDATRRATGGHVEWIEGSHLYPMEKPLETARAVQRMLRELER